The following are encoded in a window of Spodoptera frugiperda isolate SF20-4 chromosome 3, AGI-APGP_CSIRO_Sfru_2.0, whole genome shotgun sequence genomic DNA:
- the LOC126912543 gene encoding putative nuclease HARBI1: MDIFDDDNELRTYRDEIEEIRNFRNIGSRRRVKIYNSRSNPMEELSESDFKHRYRFSKENMVKIINILRNDLSMDSRGGSIPVELQVMAAIRYWGRHEIQEDCAEIHGMSQQTLSRTAKRVAIALASKSSIYIKMPSNLREETETIRKFEAICGFPHITGAIDCTHIKIRKVGGDVGQYYINRKGHYSINTQMVCNADLKICDIVCHWRGSTHDARIWRESSIKRRFEEREFKGKLIGDGGYPCTPYLLTPVLRPRNEAERRYNYSHIRTRNVIERCFGVLKARFRILLEIMRGSFNTIKTTIVACAVLHNLAIEFDDTLSYETPYTDSDEDTEAIEQDSNNLTHITRNIFIENFF, encoded by the coding sequence atggatatatttgacgacgataatgaattacgcacataccgtgacgagatagaagaaataagaaatttcagGAATATTGGTTCAAGAAggagagtaaaaatatataattcaagatCGAACCCAATGGAGGAATTGAGTGAAAGCGACTTCAAGCATCGCTACAGATTCAGTAAAGAAAAtatggtaaaaattataaatatcttaagaaaCGACTTGTCCATGGATAGCCGGGGCGGCAGTATACCTGTGGAGTTGCAAGTAATGGCAGCTATAAGATACTGGGGCCGCCATGAGATTCAAGAAGACTGTGCGGAAATTCATGGCATGAGCCAACAGACTTTATCAAGAACTGCTAAAAGAGTTGCTATTGCATTGGCTTCGAAAAgttccatttatattaaaatgccttcAAATTTAAGAGAAGAGACTGAAACTATTCGGAAATTTGAAGCAATTTGTGGGTTTCCTCATATTACCGGTGCAATAGATTGCacccatattaaaataagaaaagttggAGGAGATGTTGGTCAGTACTATATAAACCGTAAAGGACACTATTCTATTAATACTCAAATGGTGTGTAATGCAGATTTGAAGATCTGTGATATAGTTTGCCACTGGAGGGGTAGTACTCATGATGCAAGAATATGGCGTGAGAGTTCCATTAAAAGGAGATTTGAAGAACGAGAATTTAAAGGAAAACTTATAGGCGATGGTGGATACCCTTGTACCCCATATTTACTGACTCCAGTACTGAGACCCCGCAACGAAGCAGAACGGCGGTACAACTATAGCCACATTCGCACCAGGAACGTAATTGAGAGATGTTTTGGTGTGCTTAAGGCAAGGTTTCGGATACTTTTGGAAATAATGAGAGGGTCTTTCAATACGATTAAAACGACAATTGTTGCATGTGCAGTATTGCACAATTTAGCAATTGAATTTGATGACACTTTAAGTTATGAAACCCCTTACACAGACAGTGATGAAGACACTGAGGCCATTGAACAGGACTCTAATAATTTGACACACATAaccagaaacatttttattgagaatttcttttaa